From a region of the Ficedula albicollis isolate OC2 chromosome 1A, FicAlb1.5, whole genome shotgun sequence genome:
- the CAPS2 gene encoding LOW QUALITY PROTEIN: calcyphosin-2 (The sequence of the model RefSeq protein was modified relative to this genomic sequence to represent the inferred CDS: inserted 2 bases in 1 codon; substituted 2 bases at 2 genomic stop codons): MRGGLLARRSSQQSRNVRWSVTLEPGSEPGRPVRLPEVFPGRGATESRAAAVRGEYKRVPCLDLGRLGVSDEEGGDSYIPYTGSSSHRCQLDSSSEWRTSLQTPYAQHQHVSLPLQKHSVLEQKTRPENLPSPTDKSKLKHGQYEAGTKEEYKQHPQRIAEKKKDHLQCQDTLIKGTQLEDGHDDFVSLDKKALLQQCYTKKPYNMQLNIRKSEAEDVAAEKRKQAVVEQVMVDQLCRGVISDPEQSTRSDACKEAQGLLGAGRAPMHFRKRTLHETIIRTKSGLTENMLSNKLRFDSKIISRNSHDACRELIGFFFACDKSLTVYEFRQFGKNRTNALPFIQKGVYQHQRGQRKGKAYDLSDFYIGANLTFXSVDHNLPESVKQSPVFTLRVISIDGAAMDYLKASSVELKEECSRQVVHDSKVFKKIKGIFREMLSKRGVWVTTGLGKYFXQIDEQXNGFLSQAALKEALKRFHLEMPEGDFESLWLILDDTKSDKVDCGEFTRAIFGEMNEYRKAFVRKAYMKLDFNKTGSVPMVDVRKCYCAKKHPLVLVGETVEEEIKSSFLEALGESCSNPNEVSYSEFEDYYEGLSFGIVGDDDFVNILKNSWGI; the protein is encoded by the exons ATGCGTGGTGGGCTTTTGGCGcggaggagcagccagcagagccggAATGTTCGGTGGAGTGTCACCCTGGAGCCTGGCAGTGAGCCGGGACGGCCCGTCCGCCTTCCTGAAGTGTTCCCAGGGCGCGGAGCGACGGAGAGCCGGGCTGCGGCTGTAAGAGGAGAGTACAAAAG GGTGCCATGCCTAGATCTAGGGAGGTTGGGAGTTTCTGATGAAGAg GGTGGGGACTCTTACATACCATACACTGGAAGTTCTTCTCATAGGTGCCAACTCGATTCATCTTCAGAGTGGAGAACATCATTACAAACTCCATATGCACAGCATCAACATGTCAGTCTGCCACTACAAA AACATTCTGTTTTAGAGCAGAAGACAAGACCAGAAAATCTGCCATCCCCCACAGACAAATCCAAACTGAAGCATGGTCAGTATGAAGCAGGTACAAAGGAAGAATATAAGCAGCATCCTCAAAGaattgcagagaagaaaaaagaccaCCTTCAGTGTCAAGACACTTTAATAAAG GGTACACAGCTTGAAGATGGACATGATGATTTTGTAAGTCTTGATAAGAAAGCTCTCCTGCAACAATGCTATACAAAAAAGCCTTATAATATGCAGCTCAACATAAGGAAATCAGAAGCT GAGGATGttgctgcagagaagagaaaacaggCTGTTGTAGAACAAGTTATGGTAGATCAATTATGTAG AGGTGTTATAAGTGATCCAGAGCAGTCCACACGTTCTGATGCTTGCAAGGAAGCTCAAGGActtctgggagctgggagagcaccAATGCATTTTAGGAAAAGGACACTCCATGAAACCAT aataagGACCAAATCAGGACTAACTGAGAACATGCTCTCCAACAAGCTACGCTTTGATAGTAAGATTATATCGAG aaataGTCACGATGCTTGTAGGGAGttgattggatttttttttgcatgtgatAAATCCCTTACTGTGTATGAATTTCGACAGTTTGGAAAAAACAG GACAAATGCCTTGCCTTTCATTCAGAAGGGAGTTTATCAACATCAACGTGgacaaagaaagggaaaagcttATGATCTTAGTGACTTTTACATT GGAGCCAATCTGACTTTCTGAAGTGTTGATCATAACCTCCCAGAAAGTGTTAAGCAGAGCCCTGTCTTCACCCTTCGTGTCATAAGTATTGATGGTGCAGCTATGGATTATCTAAA AGCTTCTTCTGTGGAACTCAAGGAAGAGTGTTCCAGGCAAGTGGTTCATGACAGCAAAGTTTTCAAGAAGATTAAAG GTATATTCAGAGAAATGCTAAGTAAAAGAGGAGTTTGGGTTACAACAGGCTTAGGAAAGTATTTCTGACAAATAGACGAGCA AAATGGCTTTCTCTCTCAGGCAGCCTTGAAAGAAGCTCTAAAACGATTCCATTTGGAAATGCCTGAAGGG gACTTTGAATCCTTATGGCTTATTCTTGATGATACCAAGAGTGATAAGGTCGACTGTGGAGAATTTACTCGTGCCATATTTGGAGAAATGAATGAATATAGGAAAGCATTTGTAAGAAAA GCTTATATGAAATTAGATTTCAACAAAACTGGGAGTGTGCCTATGGTAGATGTCAGAAAATGTTACTGTGCAAAGAAACATCCTCTAGTATTGGTGG GTGAAACTGtagaggaagaaattaaatcGTCATTTCTAGAAGCATTAGGAGAGTCCTGCAGCAACCCTAATGAAGTGTCCTATTCTGAGTTTGAAGATTACTATGAAGGACTAAGTTTTGGAATTGTGGGAGATGATGATTTTGTTAATATCTTAAAGAATTCATGGGGAATTTAG